The sequence below is a genomic window from Kitasatospora kifunensis.
GCTCCTGGACGTCGAGGAGCCAGCGGATGTCGACGTGCAGGATCATCACGCCGCACTGCGCCGGGCGGCGGGCGTGTCCTCCGGGAAGGCTGCGTCGAACTCCTCGAGGTGCGCGTTCCAGAACGCCACGGCGTGGTTGACGAAGGTCCGGCGCTGCTGCTCGCGCACGCTCAGGTCGTGCACATACGCCTTCACGGTCTTGCCGTCGGCCGCCGCGGCCTCACGAATCGCGGCCAGTTCGGCCTCGGTGTACTCGATGTTGAGAGCCGGCATGCCGATCAGGGTACCTGAGCGGTACCAAGCCCGGGCCCGGTCACGAAGATTCCTCCGATTACCCTGCAACATGACGTTCGACCAACAGCGTTAGCCAGGCATGGACCACTCACCGACGACCGATCAGGCGCCACCAGGGCCGCTCGACTTCCTGGAGTTCGCCACGGCCCGAGGCGGGCAGCTCTACAAGACGGCCTACCTGCTCACCGGCGGGGACCGGCACCTCGCCGAGGACCTGGTGCAGGAGGCGCTGAGCCGGATGTTCGTGCGCTGGAAGCGCCTGTCACGGCTGGAGAACCCGGCCGGCTACGCGCAGACCGTGTTGGTCAACACCTTCCTGTCACTGCGCCGGCGGCGCAGCAGCCGCGAGCAGGCGACCTTCGAGTTCCCCGAGGTCGCCGTCACCGATGCCGACCCCGCCCTGCGGCTCACCCTGCTGCGCGCGCTGCAGCAACTGCCCGCGCCGGACCGCGCGGTGCTGGTGCTGCGGTTCTGGGAGGACCGCAGCATCGAGGAGACCGCCACCATCCTGGGCCTGAGCTCCACCGCCGTGCGCTCGCGCAGCCACCGGGCATTGGGGCGGCTGCGCGCGCGGCTCGGCGACAGCTTCACCGAGCGGCTGCAGGCACAGCCGCGCTGACCCGGCTCCGCCCGGTCCCCCTCTCTTCCCGACCTCAGACCCGAAAGCAGGCTTCCGCCATGCCTTTTGAAGATGACCTGGGCCATGCCCTGCGGGAGGCCGCCAAGGCCTCGCCGCTCCCGCGGCTGGAACTGCTGGCGGCCGGCGCCGCCCAGCGAGGGCAGCGCCGCAAGCGCCGGCGCGCGGTGCTCGCGAGCGCCGCGTCCGTCGCCGTGCTGGCCGGCGCGGGCGTCGTGGCCCTGCAACTGCGCCCGACGGTCGCCTCGGTGAGCACCCTGGCGGCTACCGGCCCAACGGCCACCGCGCACAGCGCCGCCGCCCAGCCGCCCGCCGCCAGCGTCGGCCCGAGCCCCAGCCCCTCACCGACCGCCGCCACCCCGGTCTCCAGCTCCCAGGTGCTGGAACTGCTCAAGAGCAAGCTGCCCGCCAATCTGCAGGTCAGCCACCCCGTCAACGAGGAACGCAGCTCGGGGATGCCAGGGCCAGGTGTGATGGCCGGCTTCACCCTCACCGACGGCAGCGGCAAGGGAAACGTCTCGATCAGCATCACCCACGGGAAGCCACGGCCGTCGGTGGCCCCCGAGTGCGGGCCCAGCGTCCCCAAGTGCACCGACACCCCACTGCCCGACGGCTCCAATCTGCAGGTCTATCTGCCCGCCCCCGCCGTCGCCGGCGAGCAGGTCTGGAGCGCCACCCTGCAGCGACGCGACGGGATCACGCTGGAGGTCGAGTCGGGCAACGTGCCGGGCATGAACTCCGGTGACACCGAGCTCTACCCCAACGCCCCACTGCTCACCGGCGCGCAGCTGACTGCCCTCGCCGAGGATCCGGTCTGGCTGCCGGTGATGGCCTCGATCCCGGCCCCGTCCTGACCAACGCGTGTGCCGTGCCCTCCCGCACCGGGGACGGGAGGGCACCGCGCGCGCCTCACATCGGATCCACCCGCCGCAGCCCGTCCTCCTCCAGCCGCAGCCACCGGGTGAGCCCGAGTCCGCGCAGGAACGGCAGGTCGTGGCTGACCACGACCAGCGCGCCCTGATAGGACTCCAGCGCGTCGGTGAGCTGGCTCATGCTCGCCAGGTCCAGGTTGTTGCTCGGCTCGTCGAGCAGCAGCAGCTGCGGCGCCGGGTCGGCCAGCAGCAGCGCCGCCAGCGTCGCGCGGAAGCGGAGCGGTGTCTCATGACCTCATTGAAGTGCTCTTCCGGCTGAGGCCGGGAGATTCCTACTTGCCTTGCGGCAGTGGGCTTGACGCGTTTGGCGCGCCTGACGACTGCCCTTCCGGCAGCCGGGATGAGCGCGTGGCCCATCCGGTACAGGTGCAGGATGTTCCGGGCGGCGTTGTGGTCGGCGTTGCCGGACCAGCCGCAGCCGGTATTCCTGCACACGAACAGGGCCTGGCTCTCCCTGCTGCCGGGCGTGGTCAATCCACACTCCGAGCAGCGCTGGGAGGTTCCCGGGGCGGGGACCTTGTGTAGGGTGGCACCGCGCTGGGCGAGCTTGTACGTCAATATGTCGACGGTACGCCCCCATGCCTCCTGGCTGATGGACCGGTTGAGGCCGCGCTTCTGGGCGACGTTCTTCCCCGGCTCGTCCACGGTTCCCCTGGCGGATCTGACCATGTTCGTGACCTGCAATGCCTCCACCACGACGGTGCCGTACTGCCAGGCGAGGCCGGTGGTGGTCTGGTGCTGCCAGTCGAGGTGGCGGCGCTTGGCTCTCGCGCGCAACCCGGCGATCTGGTCATAGGTGGTGCGAAGGCGGTTTGAGGTGCGTTCGCCGGGCTTGCGGTGCTGCTTGCGCTGGGCGGCTCGCTGCTCCAGGCACAGGAGCTTGGCTTGTTCCTTCTCGGTCAGCCAGGTGTTCGGCTTCTCCTTGGTGGACTTCCACCGCTCGTGCATCTGGTGGTTGCCGTCGGACAGGGCGAGCGGCACGGTGACCCCGGCGTCGATACCGACCTCTGGGCCGGTGTGCGGGACAGGCTTCGACTCCCGCGTCTGGACCCGGAAGGCGATGTGCCACCCCAGCGAGTCTTTGACCAGGCGTGCCCCGGTGATCCTGTTGTCCGCGTTCGCCCGCTTGCCGACGGGCAGATCCTTGGTCCAGCGGAACCGGACACGACCGACCTTGGGAATGGTCACCATGCCCCAACGGCGGTGCACACGAGTGATGTTCAGATCCCGGCCCTGCGGCACGTCCACGGACATGACCGACCGGAAGCGGGCCTTGAAATTCGGTGCATCCGCGCGGCCCTCCCAGCAGTTCCTCCACGCCTGGAAGTACGTCTTCAACACAGCCTGAGCGGCCTGCGCAGGAAGGACGCCCAGCCAGTCGACCTCCCTACGGGCCTGGCGGATCGCCACGTCGGCGGCGGCCAGCGAACGGCGCTCCTTCGGGAGCATCGTCCACCAGTCGTGCAGACAGTTCCACATCGTCCGGGCCGCATGGGCCTGGTCGTCCATGAGCTGAACCTGAGCGGGCGTCAGCGCCAGTCGGGCACGGTGCCCGAACTGCCGCTTCTCCCATGCACACTCCGTGCTCATGCAATCACTCTAAAGCAATGGCCTTCTCCTGGTACGGCGAACCTGCCTCGATGGGGCAGCGGGCACACGCTACGACGGCCCCACCCGGCGGGTAACGCATGAACCGGGCACGCATTATTCGGAGGCTCCTGTGGTCGCCGTCTAGGATCGTTCACATCATGAGTGCCACTCTCGTAACCAAGGACCTCGCCGCCGGTCACGGCGACCGCACCCTGTTCACCGGGCTCGACCTGGTCGTCGCCCCCGGTGAGGTGACCGGGCTGGTCGGCGTCAACGGGGCCGGCAAGTCGACCCTGCTGCGCCTGCTGGCCGGCCTGGACCGCCCCGAGAGCGGCTCGATCACCCTCAGTCCGCGCAGCGCCAACGTGGGCCACCTGCCGCAGGAGCCGGAGCGGCGCGCGGGCGAGTCGGTCGGTGCCTTCCTGGCCCGGCGCACCGGTGTCACCGCCGCCCAGGCCGCGCTCGACGCGGCCACCGAGGGCCTGGTGGCGGGCGCGCCGGGCGCCGACGACGCCTACGCCGAGGCGCTGGACCGCTGGCTGGACCTGGGCGGCGCCGACCTGGAGGAGCGCGCCGAGCAGGTCGCCGACTCGCTGGGCCTGCGGATCGGCCTGGACCAGCAGATGACCTCGCTCTCCGGCGGCCAGGCGGCCCGCGCGGGCCTGGCCTCGCTGCTGCTCTCCCGCTACGACGTCTTCCTGCTCGA
It includes:
- a CDS encoding RNA-guided endonuclease InsQ/TnpB family protein, whose translation is MSTECAWEKRQFGHRARLALTPAQVQLMDDQAHAARTMWNCLHDWWTMLPKERRSLAAADVAIRQARREVDWLGVLPAQAAQAVLKTYFQAWRNCWEGRADAPNFKARFRSVMSVDVPQGRDLNITRVHRRWGMVTIPKVGRVRFRWTKDLPVGKRANADNRITGARLVKDSLGWHIAFRVQTRESKPVPHTGPEVGIDAGVTVPLALSDGNHQMHERWKSTKEKPNTWLTEKEQAKLLCLEQRAAQRKQHRKPGERTSNRLRTTYDQIAGLRARAKRRHLDWQHQTTTGLAWQYGTVVVEALQVTNMVRSARGTVDEPGKNVAQKRGLNRSISQEAWGRTVDILTYKLAQRGATLHKVPAPGTSQRCSECGLTTPGSRESQALFVCRNTGCGWSGNADHNAARNILHLYRMGHALIPAAGRAVVRRAKRVKPTAARQVGISRPQPEEHFNEVMRHRSASARRWRRCCWPTRRRSCCCSTSRATTWTWRA
- a CDS encoding SigE family RNA polymerase sigma factor — its product is MDHSPTTDQAPPGPLDFLEFATARGGQLYKTAYLLTGGDRHLAEDLVQEALSRMFVRWKRLSRLENPAGYAQTVLVNTFLSLRRRRSSREQATFEFPEVAVTDADPALRLTLLRALQQLPAPDRAVLVLRFWEDRSIEETATILGLSSTAVRSRSHRALGRLRARLGDSFTERLQAQPR